A genomic stretch from Plutella xylostella chromosome 14, ilPluXylo3.1, whole genome shotgun sequence includes:
- the LOC125489468 gene encoding uncharacterized protein LOC125489468, translated as MPTSWIYNLSKEELIRESRERKLPTVNLTVDKLRKQLSDHIREEEEETFEMTSEDQTRTASQLNLSSIVREWNISFDTACDPVEFIERLDELTSSGDVPQDRLLQVLPKVLRGKPLLWYRNNSDNWEKWEDFLKDFKLFFYPAGYEKNLLEMIIARKQHHRESFVNYLTDIQTLMRRYGKMSKTEKEERVYENMNANYKYYIKKQDFTSLGELIKQAAEYEQITEESSSQQWNHRPDRHRQTPKSHPETSPEPRKIHEKYDRTTCCWNCGKAGHSHKECRGRQVLFCSQCGVLGRLTRNCCRRETKFGDTNITAEENRPEQRIFEDVKIGKIIYRALVDTGSTRSYISRNIYEENSTNADTEKVTGMRVTVADGRVMDVKLRIDPEIEIRQRKITHELFVLPAYSPPNLVIIGIDLLRKAGATIVWNNNTENTPKVTEVVTNDSTPPNNNIINGPIKTKSRKHKKKPKQQHPPRYPDTASIQERKEWFERKMTETRKSPQNDPTFAIKNGSLQKRIVNPAYGVKINAQSQWKLCVPTLKRRSIIEQYLNEPTTTGYVTTGKILKSIAETYYWPGMYKDVLHHMKKYKERLKSLSSNSPQPYSTDSTEPKQ; from the coding sequence ATGCCAACTTCTTGGATTTATAACCTTAGTAAAGAggaattaataagggaaaGTAGGGAGAGGAAGCTACCGACCGTAAATTTAACCGTTGACAAGCTGAGGAAGCAGCTGTCCGACCACATCAGAGAAGAAGAGGAGGAGACCTTCGAGATGACATCCGAAGACCAGACCAGAACCGCGAGCCAGCTGAACCTGTCATCCATCGTGAGGGAATGGAATATATCGTTCGACACCGCATGCGACCCGGTTGAGTTCATCGAGCGTTTGGATGAACTGACGTCATCAGGTGACGTCCCGCAGGACCGATTACTCCAGGTACTACCTAAGGTACTAAGAGGTAAACCGCTATTATGGTACAGAAACAACTCAGACAACTGGGAAAAGTGGGAAGACTTCCTGAAAGACTTCAAACTCTTCTTCTACCCGGCGGGATACGAGAAAAACCTGCTCGAGATGATCATCGCACGAAAACAACACCACCGTGAATCTTTCGTCAACTACCTGACCGACATACAAACCCTGATGAGAAGGTACGGAAAAATGTCCAAAacagaaaaagaagaaagagtCTACGAAAACATGAACGCGAACTACAAGTACTACATCAAGAAGCAAGACTTCACCAGCCTTGGGGAATTAATCAAACAGGCAGCCGAGTACGagcagatcacagaagaatcCTCATCTCAACAGTGGAACCACCGACCAGACCGACACCGCCAGACACCGAAAAGTCATCCAGAAACGTCACCAGAACCTCGTAAAATACACGAAAAATACGACAGGACCACGTGCTGCTGGAACTGCGGCAAAGCAGGCCACTCACACAAAGAATGCCGGGGCAGGCAAGTACTGTTCTGTAGCCAATGCGGAGTCCTCGGGAGACTTACGCGCAACTGCTGCAGAAGAGAAACCAAGTTCGGAGACACGAACATAACCGCCGAAGAAAACCGACCAGAACAACGAATTTTTGAAGAcgtaaaaataggtaaaatcATATACCGAGCGTTAGTTGACACAGGCTCCACCAGATCGTACATCAGTAGAAACATTTATGAAGAGAATTCGACAAACGCCGACACAGAAAAAGTCACAGGGATGCGAGTAACCGTCGCAGATGGCAGAGTCATGGACGTGAAGCTCAGAATAGACCCAGAAATCGAGATACGGCAGAGAAAAATAACACACGAACTCTTCGTGCTACCAGCTTATTCACCGCCAAACCTAGTTATCATAGGGATAGACCTACTAAGAAAAGCAGGAGCCACAATAGTCTGGAACAACAATACCGAAAATACACCGAAAGTCACCGAAGTCGTCACAAATGATTCAACACCaccgaataataatataatcaacgGCCCAATAAAGACAAAATCCCGCAAGCATAAGAAAAAACCTAAGCAACAACATCCACCAAGATATCCCGACACAGCCTCAATCCAGGAAAGAAAAGAATGGTTCGAGAGGAAAATGACCGAAACCCGAAAATCACCTCAAAATGACCCAACATTCGCAATTAAAAACGGCTCACTCCAAAAACGAATTGTAAATCCGGCGTACGGGGTCAAGATCAATGCACAATCGCAGTGGAAATTATGCGTTCCGACATTGAAGAGAAGGTCGATTATCGAACAATACCTTAATGAACCGACAACAACAGGCTACGTGACCACGGGAAAAATCCTAAAAAGCATTGCCGAAACATATTATTGGCCCGGGATGTACAAAGATGTTCTTCATCACatgaaaaagtacaaagaacGCCTAAAATCATTGTCATCAAACTCGCCGCAACCGTATTCCACTGATTCCACCGAACCGAAGCAATAA